DNA from Asanoa sp. WMMD1127:
AGCGTCGTCAAGGCGCGCCGCGACTGATCAATGCGCGCCGGGTCCGGCAACGGGCCCGGCGCCGTCGCGCGGTCAGGACAGCGGCGCGGACAGCTCGATCATGTTGCCCCAGGGATCGCCGATCAGCGCGAGCCGGCTGTTGATCTCCTTGAGGTCGAACGGGCGGCCGAAGATGGTGACGCCGCGACGGTCGAGTTCGGCGAGGGCGTCGTCGATGTCGTCGACGCGGAGGCAGAAGTGGTGGTAGCCCGGTCGTTCCAGGCTGTCGATCACGTTGGTGTAATAGGTGCCCGGATCGGGATTGCCGCCACCGAAGATTTCCACGTGAAAGCTGTCGTCAGCTGGCGGCGCGAGATAGGCGAGTTGCAGGCCGGCCCACGGCCATTCGGCCACGACACGGAAGTCGAGCTTCTCCGTGTACCAGCGCTTGCCCTCGGCGTAGTCGGGAACCCGCACCGCGACGTGATGGCCGCGGGCGGAGGCGAATGGGCTGGACGGATTCTGCTCGGGCGCTGCCATGGCTCTCCCCTCAACAGTTGCCGACGCCGTAGGTGAACAGCCGCTGGACGTCGGCGGTGTAGCC
Protein-coding regions in this window:
- a CDS encoding VOC family protein codes for the protein MAAPEQNPSSPFASARGHHVAVRVPDYAEGKRWYTEKLDFRVVAEWPWAGLQLAYLAPPADDSFHVEIFGGGNPDPGTYYTNVIDSLERPGYHHFCLRVDDIDDALAELDRRGVTIFGRPFDLKEINSRLALIGDPWGNMIELSAPLS